A single genomic interval of Dysidea avara chromosome 8, odDysAvar1.4, whole genome shotgun sequence harbors:
- the LOC136263307 gene encoding alcohol dehydrogenase [acceptor]-like gives MTLFKLSIVVLVIGIISVLTYQWITSPVHINNFSPDIEYDYIIVGAGTAGCVLANRLTEDPNTTVLLLEAGPLDTKHGLKIPLISALFYNSDIDWQYKTVPQRNGFVASKDRVVVLPAGKVVGGTSSINTLFYVRGNPTDYDGWAAAGAEGWNYDEVLPYFLKSENSLLGEDSKYHSTGGPLTVSYSTSASSVFGDAFLKAGKNLGYTVGDYNGESQFRFSRLQAMIENGKRVSSADAFLHPVIDRDNLYIGTGVVVQKVLFNEDNSKAIGVKYIQGDVEQIVKAKKEIILSAGAIRSPHILLLSGIGPVSQLHELGIKTVSDLPVGRNLRDHMFMGIEFVLHSEHEWYDMVVHPSTIMKFDVFYRYLVHGSGPLSELVSSAVVFLNMNENMTCPDLELAIAETVISGGDLWENWGVSRKQVFGDIDLDALRGYTFVMCPLDLKSVGELTLNKTHPLSQPIIDPHYLEDPNDMEAFKDAIKMAQKIGKTPPLYREGVKLAAELAKSPYEYDSEKFWEWFIEHMAHSSFHYCGTCKMGAIDDTSTVVDPTLKVKGLRVVDASVMPKLPSGNPVAAVYMIAEKAADMIKADSRN, from the coding sequence ATGACATTGTTTAAGCTTTCAATTGTGGTACTGGTAATAGGAATCATTTCAGTGCTAACCTACCAGTGGATAACAAGTCCAGTACATATCAATAACTTCTCACCAGATATTGAATATGACTACATCATAGTTGGAGCTGGAACTGCAGGATGTGTACTAGCTAACAGGTTGACTGAAGATCCCAATACCACAGTATTGTTATTAGAAGCTGGTCCTCTAGATACTAAACATGGGCTAAAAATTCCCTTAATTTCAGCACTATTTTACAACTCAGACATTGACTGGCAATATAAGACTGTTCCACAAAGGAATGGATTTGTAGCATCAAAGGATCGTGTGGTTGTTTTACCAGCAGGTAAAGTTGTTGGTGGGACTAGCTCTATTAATACTCTATTTTACGTTAGAGGAAATCCAACAGATTATGACGGTTGGGCTGCAGCTGGTGCTGAAGGATGGAATTATGATGAAGTGCTCCCATACTTTCTAAAATCAGAAAATTCTTTACTTGGAGAGGATAGTAAATATCATTCAACAGGTGGACCTCttacagtcagctactctactAGCGCTAGTAGTGTGTTTGGTGATGCTTTTCTAAAAGCAGGAAAGAATCTCGGCTATACAGTAGGAGACTACAATGGTGAGTCACAATTTCGGTTTTCTAGGTTACAAGCAATGATAGAGAATGGGAAGAGAGTTAGTTCAGCTGATGCATTTTTACATCCTGTCATTGACAGAGACAACTTATACATTGGAACTGGTGTAGTTGTACAAAAGGTATTATTCAATGAAGACAATAGCAAAGCAATAGGAGTAAAATACATTCAAGGTGATGTAGAGCAAATTGTAAAAGCCAAAAAAGAAATTATATTGTCAGCTGGTGCAATTCGTTCCCCTCATATATTGTTACTATCTGGCATTGGACCTGTCTCACAGCTGCATGAATTGGGAATTAAAACAGTTTCTGATCTTCCTGTTGGAAGAAACCTTCGTGATCATATGTTTATGGGTATAGAATTTGTGCTACATTCTGAGCATGAATGGTATGATATGGTAGTTCATCCATCCACtattatgaaatttgatgtATTTTATCGATATTTAGTTCATGGAAGTGGTCCGTTGTCTGAACTCGTGAGTTCTGCTGTTGTTTTCCTAAATATGAATGAAAACATGACGTGTCCTGATCTTGAACTAGCAATTGCAGAAACAGTTATAAGTGGAGGTGATTTGTGGGAGAATTGGGGTGTGTCTCGTAAACAAGTGTTTGGAGATATAGATTTAGATGCTCTGAGAGGTTACACTTTTGTGATGTGTCCACTGGATCTTAAGAGTGTTGGTGAACTAACCTTGAATAAAACTCATCCACTCAGTCAACCAATAATCGACCCTCACTATTTGGAGGACCCTAATGATATGGAAGCATTTAAAGATGCAATTAAAATGGCACAAAAGATTGGGAAGACTCCACCTCTCTATCGTGAAGGTGTGAAACTGGCTGCTGAATTAGCTAAATCACCATATGAGTATGACAGTGAAAAATTCTGGGAATGGTTTATAGAGCATATGGCACACTCATCATTTCATTATTGTGGCACATGCAAGATGGGAGCAATTGATGATACTAGTACCGTGGTAGATCCAACACTAAAAGTTAAAGGATTACGAGTAGTTGATGCATCAGTAATGCCTAAACTACCATCAGGAAATCCTGTTGCTGCAGTCTATATGATAGCTGAGAAAGCTGCTGATATGATTAAGGCTGATTCAAGAAATTAG
- the LOC136263546 gene encoding uncharacterized protein, with the protein MSTSRLIYWRAWPGGTRHEHWQQQQSSMHIFNLQLASKVNKVSESVSGSKLLPYHHTPTCYNEGELFWVSYLYKQAGMLLELTEDKLAEGEEGDEELHEELLDEGFAEDDTDTATFTDTATFSEDPRMVGMGVPEEEDDEDDGDDDDDEMEDDTTIDDGTTMATTSSTTTASNDIISASSTTVDSRGIPGWEKVAQLAQVLVGLDGLSVSNEEVQKIKALWDDLDPYDKRATEVLLKSQPLNLRGHFCGQKRTGHTTTEQMRRCILAGVSVPLSPLKSRVVEAICLLLCTRHNVSTRTSGAGGQKRAYLSKWKLILQDYTAIRTRLYNSLDLLEGTNLALYAINQTTLVTHSIR; encoded by the exons ATGTCCACTTCCAGGCTTATTTACTGGAGGGCTTGGCCAGGTGGAACCAGGCACGAGCactggcagcagcagcagtctAGTATGCACATTTTTAATTTGCAGCTTGCTAGCAAG GTCAACAAGGTCAGCGAGTCTGTCTCCGGCAGCAAGCTACTCCCGTACCATCACACACCAACATGCTACAATGAGGGGGAGCTGTTTTGGGTGTCATACCTCTACAAACAAGCTGGCATGCTTCTTGAGCTCACTGAAGATAAGTTGGCTGAGGGTGAGGAGGGAGATGAAGAGCTACATGAAGAGCTACTGGATGAAGGGTTTGCAGAGGATGACACTGACACTGCCACCTTCACTGACACTGCCACCTTTTCTGAAGACCCCAGGATGGTTGGTATGGGAGTACCTGAAGAAGAAGATGATGAggatgatggtgatgatgatgacgatgagaTGGAA GATGATACTACCATTGATGATGGTACCACCATGGCAACCACCAGTTCCACCACCACTGCTTCCAATGACATTATATCTGCCAGTTCCACCACAGTAGACTCCAGGGGGATACCAGGATGGGAGAAGGTGGCACAGTTAGCCCAAGTGCTTGTTGGGCTGGACGGGCTATCTGTGTCAAATGAAGAGGTCCAGAAGATCAAGGCTCTCTGGGATGACCTGGATCCTTATGATAAGAGGGCTACAGAAGTGCTCCTTAAGTCTCAGCCACTGAATTTGAGGGGTCACTTTTGTGGTCAGAAGAGGACAGGTCACACGACCACAGAGCAAATGAGGAG ATGCATTCTCGCTGGAGTCTCTGTGCCATTGTCTCCATTAAAGAGCCGTGTTGTGGAAgcaatctgcttactactgtgCACTAGGCATAATGTGTCAACAAGGACCAGCGGTGCCG GCGGACAGAAAAGAGCCTACCTGTCCAAATGGAAACTAATTTTGCAGGATTACACTGCCATCCGGACTCGGCTGTACAATTCCCTAGACCTGCTGGAGGGGACCAACCTTGCATTGTATGCTATTAATCAGACCACTTTGGTTACTCACTCTATTCGATAA